The following DNA comes from Vigna radiata var. radiata cultivar VC1973A chromosome 4, Vradiata_ver6, whole genome shotgun sequence.
aataaatatttacaataatatttaaatgatcttaattgttattttttaattattttaatagaaaaagaaaaaaatcaacttaaattatcacttaatagtatatgtacattctttttgaaattgttattaatatttatagtttaaaattcTTTCACTTCATGAATTTAGTTTTGATGAAACAATTAGaatcacttaaaataatatagaataatttgtattcttttacttttactttaagAACAACTGAACATAGATGACAGGTGTGCATTATGAATTTAAgtctattatttaaaaatgatttattttaattttttatctattatcgataatatatatatacacacacgaGAATTTGtcttatttaaaacttaaccgataattctaaattaaatcaatgtttaatatacatattttgttatcaatgtttttatttgtaaaaataataacaaaaataacatatttattcaAATCATTTATTAGCAACATTGTTTTATTACAAAGATTATTTTGTATCCGTGTTTCTTAAAAGCattatatatacacaaattCCAGTTTAATTAGAATATTTAACGTGTTAAAAAACTTTGATATCAATGGTCTTTGatatatgtgtttgaatctGTAATATTTATTcgcaattaaaaataaatttacacgATCAACCCGAAGTATTCACACTATTGAAGAAAGTCTATGTTTAAAAGCTAAAAGAGATATTCTATACCAATCTTAAATATAAGATTTACTATTTCCAAAATCTGATATGAAGGAAACAGATAACATATCCATTAtgagaaataatttttcttacaaaaattctcaatatttaaaaaaaaaacaattttgatattgaaaaatcctaattaaaaaaaatatattgtaagaCTTAGAAGAACATTTTGGATCTTAAAATAAGATGTATCGTTAACACAAATTAATGGAAATATTAAAAGATCTTATACCATCCTTAAAATAAAGGTATTGACGATAATTTAGtctataatgttaaaataatatcttgcaaagtaaacttttaatttacttggaaacttaataaaatttgtgaaaatcaTCAACGGCTAATCAGAAgggttttgtttattttttatggtcTCGAACATATCCCATAGACATTTAAGAATAGAAGTAACACACCAAATACATGACTGATAATTCAATTACCACTTGAATAAGCACATCATCGACACTAGAATACCCTTCTTCGTAAAGAAAGGATTGTTGTCTCTAAAACATCCTTTTTTAAGCCTTTTGATTGGTGTTTGAAGCATAGCGCTCTTCTTCTTTGTAGTAAGTGTTGAAACCTACAATGTCCTTAATTTCTTCAAAAGACGGCATGCTTCCTGGAGGAGGAACACCTCCTCCTTTAATTGCAATGAGTGCATCCTACAAATTCAGTCAgatatatatacacatttatTATCTGAAAATGAAACtacacaaaattaaaacatcaaaagaatGGTGCATCCGATACTTTGGCCTGTTATATGAGGAAGAACTCCTCTAACAACAATTCACAGGAAGCACCACAAATATCTCTGCATGTCTGATCTAAAGCCTGAACTTATCACGCAACCAGGCATCATAAAcgtaataaaacaataaatgggAAAGAAGTTTCACCTGCATTGCTTTTATGCAAACCCCAATCAAGGAAAGTGGATAAACAGCAAGTTTATAACCAACTTCTTCAAGTTCCTTAGGACTCAGTATAGGCGTTTTGCCTCCTCCTTCAAGCATATTTGCCTACACAACACGAGAGTGTGGGTCAACATCCTCAATGCGTTTATACTTCATACCTTGACTCGTAATAAAAAATGATCAGCAACTAAGTTATTAAATTACTAGAAACGAATGGACTGATTCATAAGAGTAGGATTGTACAAATTGTAAGACTAGATATATGGGAATGGTCCAACATTAAAAATGCAGAGACTTTGATACCGGATTAGATTATGAGATAACGATATTTTAACATCGTATTCATGTCtcagtgtttatgattattattatgaattatagATTATATAGTAATTTTGAACCAACACACGTGGATAAGATAAGgttaaaatgttgaaaatatcattatcctgtAGGAAAAACTTTCCCTGTAAAAACTtgatagaaaagaaattaaacttaTCTTGgtaaatgaaaatcaatttatGCAGTTCAAGCTGTTAATTGGACAAGTTAAATGAGAAACAGAGCAAATCAGGCATGCGGAAATCTTTCAAAGAGCATTTTGCAGAACAGTTTGTGCGCAATTGAAGAGGCAAGGCGTGCATTACTAGAAGAGAGATGAAGATACCAGTTTAGGAACATGGGGAGAAACTTGACAAAATGCTCTCATTTCTTCAACGGAAGCGAGTGCGTCTATGAAAAGAACATCGGCCCCAGCCTCCGCAAATGCCTTGCACCTGATGAACGCTTCCTCCAAGGATACGGCTTGCCGAGCATCGGTGCGCGCCACAATCACAATATCGGAGCCGCTCTCCGCTCGAGCATCCACGGCGGCTCTAATCTTCATCACCGCCTCTTCCCTGGGCAACACCTTCCTGCCGCGAGTGTGCCCACACGCTTTCGGCGCAACCTGTCCAATTCGAGTCGGGcattaagaaaaagaacaatgaatgaatgaatggaaGATGTGAGAAAAGAAACAGGAGTAAGTGACCTGATCTTCGAGAAGGATTCCTGCGAAGCCGGCGGAAATGAAACCCTTGACGGTTCTCTTGAGGTTCATGGCGTTGCCGTAACCGTTGTCGGCGTCGGCGATGATGGGAATGGAGACGGCTTGGGCGATGAGTTGGCACTGATCGAGCATTTCGCCGTAAGAGATGAAGCCGGTGTCGGGTAAAGCCAGCCTTGAAGCGGCGATGGAGAAGCCGCTGGTAATGCAGTAGGGGAAACCGGCGGATTCAATGAGCTTTGCGCCGATAGCGTCGAAGCACGCCGGTCCCTGGTGAACGCCGGGGGTTTGCAGCAGTTCTCTGAGCACCTTCGCCTTTGCCATCTTATCACTTCACTTCCCTACTGACCCAACACCATgcttttatactattatttctttcttcttcttttctatttcttttttaaattttcatgaaATCACATTTTATCTTCCGCGTGCAATACAGtacctttattttattgtgtcGGTGGTCCTCATAATACAGTAATTTCAATATGACTTTGGATCATCTTATATACAACATCTCCATGTTCATCTCACTTTCCAATTATCAATGCAACCTTAATCCAAAACACGCAGATACTACTCATTTCTtcacattattttattcttgcaAATAATAGATAATTAGCAAAATACTACTCAAAAATGGATATTGATCAGAGGTGATTGACGGTTTCTCAAAATTCAATGTAACGAAAATCAAAGCATCCTTAAAATTACAAGACATGTGAACAAAGAACAGCATCCGAAGGAACATAAATTAATGTACGAATAATCTGTAGGTCTATTCTATGCTACCCAGGTCTTTGAGCTTCCAGCCATAGTTCCTTTACTCCGATTTCCTGAATTGGCTTCCTCATCTTGTTTGAGTGCAGGGCGAAGATCATCGCCAGAATTTGTGTTCTGATCCTCGTCTCTGTCCCCACTGCAATACGATGAAACACCAGAccttaaaaataacaatactaAATGAACAAAACTTAATCTATTACTGATGTTAAAGTACACACCACCCAACACTTCTGATCCAAATGTGTGGTTGATGTTCATTCATACTCAATTGTTCTAACAGAAACTATACCAAAAGAAAGTGTGTGCAATGATGCTTACCCTGAATAGATGACAAGGCCAATGGTAACTGCACCAAATGCCACAAAGTACATCCAATCAACCTGGACAGCATGATTAGCTCTAGAAAAGTTAGCACGTTAAGATGTGGTACACAATGTAGTAGGAAAGGATAAAAAGGATGCAACATTACTATCAGACCTTCTCGTGATAAGCAAAAATTCGAATTAAGACAGCCCACATGTCTGAGGTCAACAGAGACAGATTTAGCATGGTAGAACCATTGATCTGTGACAAACCAAGAGACCATAGTTTAATAGACTATAGAATCAGGTTAAATTTCTCCAATGCTAGGAAATAATTTCAAGAATTTTGATGGGTAATATGTTTTTCACTGTAGTACATAAATAACT
Coding sequences within:
- the LOC106759322 gene encoding uncharacterized protein LOC106759322, whose product is MAKAKVLRELLQTPGVHQGPACFDAIGAKLIESAGFPYCITSGFSIAASRLALPDTGFISYGEMLDQCQLIAQAVSIPIIADADNGYGNAMNLKRTVKGFISAGFAGILLEDQVAPKACGHTRGRKVLPREEAVMKIRAAVDARAESGSDIVIVARTDARQAVSLEEAFIRCKAFAEAGADVLFIDALASVEEMRAFCQVSPHVPKLANMLEGGGKTPILSPKELEEVGYKLAVYPLSLIGVCIKAMQDALIAIKGGGVPPPGSMPSFEEIKDIVGFNTYYKEEERYASNTNQKA